A single region of the Microcella sp. genome encodes:
- a CDS encoding PTS mannitol transporter subunit IICB yields the protein MTTTSAPARSSARVRVQKFGTFLSGMIMPNIAAFIAWGFITAFFIPTGWTPNEQLASLVGPMIIYLLPLLIANMGGRMIYGTRGGVVGTIATMGVIVGTEIPMFIGAMLMGPLAAWLMKKVDSIWAGKIKAGFEMLVDNFSAGILGFALAIGAFFGIAPVVTAFSAGLGAGVDFLIVTGLLPLASILVEPAKILFLNNAINHGVLTPLGIEQAAANGKSLLFLVEANPGPGLGLLLAFMFFGVGIARASAPGAIIIQFFGGIHEIYFPYVLMKPIIVLSVIAGGMTGVATNLIFDSGLRAPASPGSIFAVLIQTASDSYLGVILSVVLSAAVTFVVAAVILRAHRKRDLAALESGADGFASAVDKNATLKGGESRVGDLLGGTATTSKISTVVFACDAGMGSSAMGATVLRKMLKDAGVTGVTVTNKAIANLDETADLVITHQDLTARAQNQAPHAEHVSVENFMSSPQYGMVVEHIKSQQS from the coding sequence ATGACGACGACGTCAGCACCCGCGCGATCTTCAGCGCGGGTCAGGGTGCAGAAGTTCGGCACCTTCTTGAGCGGCATGATCATGCCCAACATCGCGGCCTTCATCGCGTGGGGCTTCATCACCGCGTTCTTCATTCCGACCGGCTGGACTCCGAACGAGCAGCTTGCGAGCCTCGTCGGCCCGATGATCATCTACTTGCTGCCCCTGCTCATCGCCAACATGGGCGGTCGCATGATCTACGGCACGCGCGGTGGCGTGGTCGGCACGATCGCGACGATGGGTGTCATCGTCGGAACCGAGATTCCGATGTTCATCGGCGCCATGCTCATGGGCCCCCTCGCTGCTTGGCTCATGAAGAAGGTCGACAGCATCTGGGCGGGCAAGATCAAGGCCGGCTTCGAGATGCTCGTGGACAACTTCTCAGCAGGCATCCTGGGCTTCGCACTCGCCATCGGTGCGTTCTTCGGCATCGCGCCTGTGGTGACGGCCTTCAGCGCCGGGCTCGGAGCAGGAGTCGACTTCCTCATCGTGACGGGCCTGCTGCCCCTCGCCAGCATTCTGGTCGAACCGGCGAAGATCCTCTTCCTCAACAACGCCATCAACCACGGTGTCTTGACGCCGCTCGGCATCGAGCAGGCGGCCGCGAACGGCAAGTCGCTGCTCTTCCTCGTCGAAGCGAACCCCGGTCCGGGCCTCGGCCTGCTGCTGGCGTTCATGTTCTTCGGTGTCGGCATCGCGCGCGCGAGCGCTCCCGGAGCGATCATCATCCAGTTCTTCGGCGGAATCCACGAGATCTACTTCCCGTACGTGCTCATGAAGCCCATCATCGTGCTGTCGGTCATCGCCGGTGGTATGACGGGTGTCGCGACGAACCTGATCTTCGACTCGGGTCTTCGGGCTCCCGCATCACCGGGCAGCATCTTCGCAGTGCTCATTCAGACTGCGAGCGACAGCTACCTCGGCGTCATCCTCTCAGTCGTGCTGTCGGCCGCCGTGACGTTCGTCGTCGCCGCGGTGATCTTGCGGGCGCACCGCAAGCGCGACCTCGCGGCACTCGAGTCGGGTGCTGACGGGTTCGCGTCGGCTGTCGACAAGAACGCCACCCTCAAGGGCGGCGAGAGCCGCGTGGGCGACCTGCTCGGCGGCACGGCGACCACGTCGAAGATCTCGACCGTCGTGTTCGCGTGCGACGCGGGCATGGGCTCGAGCGCCATGGGAGCCACCGTGCTGCGCAAGATGCTGAAAGATGCCGGGGTGACGGGTGTTACCGTCACCAACAAGGCCATCGCCAACCTCGACGAGACGGCAGACTTGGTCATCACCCACCAAGACCTGACGGCTCGGGCGCAGAACCAGGCGCCCCACGCCGAGCACGTGTCGGTCGAGAACTTCATGAGCAGCCCGCAGTACGGGATGGTCGTGGAGCACATCAAGTCTCAGCAGAGCTGA
- the ptsP gene encoding phosphoenolpyruvate--protein phosphotransferase, with amino-acid sequence MTELDTGAVVIHGVGIGRATTVGPVVRMPEPVADPVDTPSEREPADELARAMTSLAATAAQLRERGEKAGGTAAEVLDALAMMAEDPALAADVQHRIDDGATAEYAIHAAMATFRDMLVTMGGYLGERAGDLDDVSRRAIAHLSGLPAPGVPESATPFVLVARDLAPADTATLDLDLVLALVTTDGGPTSHTAILAREKGITAVVGAAEAARLTDGDVVLVDAENGTVELDPAQERIDLALQRTATLEAIRAQSSGPGRLADGHSVPLLANIGSVDSAREAVARGAEGVGLFRTEVLFLGAEKAPSVDQQRQTYAEVFGHFPGQKVVVRVLDAGADKPLAFLTDSGEENPALGRRGLRALAAHEHVLRDQLTALALAASETEAHVQVMAPMVSTTAEAHYFCELAHELGIEVAGVMVEVPSCAILADHVAPRVDFMSIGTNDLTQYVFAADRLLGTVANLQNPWHPAVLRLIETVGRAGHEHDVPVGICGEAAADPLLAVVLVGLGATSLSMSSSAIADVRAELAMHTLDDARTLAALAVSAESAETARQAVVSARPHQ; translated from the coding sequence ATGACCGAACTCGACACTGGCGCTGTCGTGATCCACGGCGTCGGCATCGGCCGGGCGACGACGGTCGGCCCCGTCGTGCGCATGCCTGAGCCCGTCGCCGACCCGGTCGACACTCCGAGCGAACGCGAGCCCGCCGATGAGCTGGCTCGCGCGATGACATCGCTCGCGGCCACTGCTGCGCAATTGCGTGAGCGCGGAGAGAAAGCGGGCGGCACCGCGGCCGAGGTTCTGGATGCTCTCGCGATGATGGCCGAAGACCCAGCCCTCGCGGCAGACGTGCAGCACCGCATCGACGACGGGGCCACGGCCGAGTACGCCATCCATGCCGCCATGGCGACCTTTCGCGACATGCTCGTGACGATGGGGGGCTATCTCGGCGAACGTGCGGGCGACCTCGACGACGTGTCGCGCCGAGCCATCGCTCACCTCAGCGGACTGCCCGCCCCCGGGGTTCCCGAATCGGCGACGCCGTTCGTGCTCGTCGCGCGCGACCTCGCCCCCGCTGACACCGCCACTCTCGATCTCGACCTGGTGCTTGCACTCGTGACGACCGACGGCGGGCCCACGTCGCACACGGCGATCCTCGCCCGCGAGAAGGGCATCACGGCCGTCGTCGGCGCTGCTGAGGCTGCGCGCTTGACCGACGGCGACGTGGTGCTCGTCGATGCCGAGAACGGCACCGTCGAGCTCGACCCCGCTCAAGAGCGCATCGATCTCGCCCTGCAGCGCACGGCGACCCTCGAGGCGATCCGTGCCCAAAGCTCGGGCCCCGGGCGGCTCGCCGACGGCCACTCGGTGCCACTGCTGGCCAACATCGGCTCGGTCGACTCGGCCCGCGAGGCCGTCGCGCGCGGAGCCGAGGGCGTCGGGCTCTTTCGCACAGAGGTGCTGTTTCTGGGCGCGGAGAAAGCCCCGAGCGTCGACCAGCAGCGGCAGACCTACGCAGAGGTGTTCGGGCACTTTCCTGGTCAGAAGGTCGTCGTGCGGGTGCTCGATGCCGGAGCCGACAAGCCGCTCGCCTTTCTCACCGACTCTGGCGAAGAGAACCCGGCCCTGGGCAGGCGCGGCCTGCGGGCGCTCGCCGCGCACGAGCACGTGCTGCGCGACCAGCTCACCGCGCTCGCGCTCGCGGCCTCTGAGACCGAGGCTCACGTGCAGGTGATGGCGCCCATGGTGTCGACTACCGCCGAGGCGCACTACTTCTGCGAGCTCGCTCATGAACTCGGCATCGAGGTGGCGGGTGTCATGGTCGAGGTGCCGTCGTGCGCGATCCTCGCCGATCACGTCGCACCGCGCGTCGACTTCATGAGCATCGGCACCAACGATCTCACTCAATACGTGTTCGCCGCCGACCGCCTGCTCGGCACGGTGGCGAACCTGCAGAACCCGTGGCACCCCGCCGTGCTGCGGCTCATCGAGACGGTCGGGCGAGCCGGCCACGAGCACGACGTGCCGGTCGGCATCTGCGGCGAAGCCGCAGCCGACCCGCTGCTGGCCGTCGTGCTCGTCGGCCTCGGCGCGACGAGCCTCTCGATGTCATCGTCTGCGATCGCCGACGTGCGGGCCGAGCTGGCCATGCACACTCTCGACGACGCCCGCACACTCGCCGCACTCGCCGTGTCGGCCGAGAGCGCCGAAACCGCCCGCCAGGCGGTCGTCAGCGCGAGACCGCATCAGTGA
- a CDS encoding nitroreductase family deazaflavin-dependent oxidoreductase codes for MPLTGEYAPSTSQWAREQAELYERTNGQEGNDLRGRKIIVLTTLGAKTRKLRKTALMRVEHEGHYAVVASMGGAPKHPVWHHNLTAHPLCELHDMDVKRDYRARELEGDERAEWWQRACAVWPDYEQYQLKTERVIPVWVLEPV; via the coding sequence ATGCCTTTGACAGGAGAATACGCACCCAGCACATCGCAGTGGGCTCGAGAGCAGGCCGAGCTCTACGAGCGCACGAACGGCCAGGAGGGCAACGATCTGCGGGGCAGAAAGATCATCGTGCTCACGACTCTCGGCGCCAAGACCCGCAAGCTGCGCAAGACTGCCCTCATGCGCGTCGAGCACGAGGGGCACTACGCGGTCGTCGCCTCGATGGGGGGCGCGCCGAAGCACCCGGTCTGGCACCACAACCTGACTGCTCACCCGCTCTGCGAACTGCACGACATGGATGTGAAGCGCGACTACCGCGCCCGTGAGCTCGAGGGCGACGAGCGCGCCGAGTGGTGGCAGCGGGCGTGCGCCGTGTGGCCAGACTACGAGCAGTACCAGCTGAAGACCGAGCGGGTGATTCCCGTGTGGGTGCTCGAACCGGTCTAG
- the sufU gene encoding Fe-S cluster assembly sulfur transfer protein SufU, with translation MSGLEQLYQQIIMDHSKRPYGVGLEPGEETSHQLNPTCGDEITLALRWDAAGERLQSVAWEGAGCSISQASASLLATLAQEAVDEGAGFTSDDLTALIDEFREALRSRGTIPLDEERFGDAAALSGVSKFVARVKCAMLAWVAAEDLLQRRSEAS, from the coding sequence GTGAGCGGGCTCGAACAGCTGTACCAGCAGATCATCATGGACCACTCGAAGCGCCCATACGGCGTGGGTCTCGAGCCGGGGGAGGAGACGAGCCATCAGCTCAACCCCACGTGCGGCGACGAGATCACGCTGGCTCTGCGGTGGGATGCCGCGGGCGAGCGGCTGCAGTCAGTCGCCTGGGAGGGCGCCGGCTGCTCGATCTCGCAAGCGAGCGCCTCGTTGCTCGCGACGCTGGCGCAGGAAGCGGTCGATGAGGGCGCTGGCTTCACCTCCGACGACCTGACTGCGCTCATCGACGAGTTTCGCGAGGCTCTGCGCTCGCGCGGAACGATTCCGCTCGACGAAGAGCGCTTCGGCGACGCCGCGGCGCTCAGCGGAGTCTCGAAGTTCGTCGCGCGCGTGAAGTGCGCGATGCTCGCCTGGGTGGCGGCCGAAGACCTGCTGCAGCGGCGGTCTGAGGCGTCGTAG
- a CDS encoding HPr family phosphocarrier protein produces MAERTLTVASTHGLHARPAALFVKAVTDSGCTVELQKGERKVNAASILGVVSLGIEHGDEVVVRVDGDDADAVLDSLAAFLEKDHDA; encoded by the coding sequence ATGGCTGAACGCACTCTCACCGTCGCGTCGACGCACGGTCTGCACGCCCGCCCCGCGGCGCTCTTCGTGAAGGCCGTCACCGACTCCGGCTGCACCGTCGAGCTGCAGAAGGGCGAGCGCAAGGTCAACGCCGCGAGCATTCTCGGCGTGGTCTCGCTCGGCATCGAGCACGGCGACGAGGTCGTCGTGCGCGTCGACGGCGACGATGCAGACGCCGTGCTCGACTCGCTCGCGGCCTTTCTCGAGAAAGACCACGACGCATGA
- a CDS encoding mannitol-1-phosphate 5-dehydrogenase, with the protein MTAVHFGAGNIGRGFIGLLLHEAGHDLVFVDVNAPLIAAIQAADSYRVIEIGSGGREQTVTGFTAIDSAADRDAAVAAVATADIATTAVGPSVLRFIAPVIADALRLRATDAAPLIVMACENALQATDQLRADIVAQLADAPEALERAIFANTAVDRIVPTADAAGGLDVRVEPFCEWAIEVAPFGEAVPSIPGAHFVDDLAASIERKLFTVNTGHATCAYLGRAAGYEFVHEAVADVQVRAAVEAALRETSQLLVTRHGFDAEVQDAYRETVLSRFANAALVDPVTRVGRQPLRKLSRHERFMSPAAALAELGTTPVALLAAVGAALRFRVDDDTESIELADLLTTQSPEQVIGPVMGIEPQHPLFDALLAVVSAAADDARG; encoded by the coding sequence ATGACCGCCGTGCACTTCGGCGCCGGCAACATCGGGCGCGGATTCATCGGCCTGCTGCTGCACGAGGCCGGGCACGATCTGGTGTTCGTCGATGTGAACGCCCCCCTCATCGCGGCGATCCAAGCGGCCGACAGCTACCGCGTGATCGAGATCGGCTCAGGAGGCCGCGAGCAGACCGTCACAGGGTTCACCGCCATCGACAGCGCGGCCGATCGAGACGCGGCGGTCGCTGCCGTCGCGACGGCAGACATTGCGACAACTGCCGTGGGCCCGAGCGTGCTGCGGTTCATCGCGCCGGTCATCGCCGACGCCCTGCGTCTTCGGGCGACGGATGCTGCACCGCTGATCGTCATGGCCTGCGAGAACGCCCTGCAGGCCACCGACCAGTTGCGCGCCGACATCGTCGCCCAGCTCGCCGATGCTCCCGAGGCGCTCGAGCGTGCGATCTTCGCGAACACGGCGGTCGACCGCATCGTGCCGACCGCCGATGCGGCCGGGGGCCTCGACGTGCGCGTCGAGCCGTTCTGCGAGTGGGCGATCGAGGTGGCACCGTTCGGCGAGGCTGTTCCGAGCATTCCGGGAGCGCACTTCGTCGACGACCTCGCAGCGTCGATCGAGCGCAAGCTCTTCACGGTGAACACGGGCCACGCCACGTGCGCCTACCTGGGTCGGGCCGCCGGTTACGAGTTCGTGCACGAGGCCGTCGCCGACGTGCAGGTTCGCGCGGCGGTCGAGGCGGCTCTGCGCGAGACCTCGCAGCTGCTCGTCACCCGCCACGGCTTCGACGCAGAGGTGCAAGACGCCTATCGCGAGACGGTTCTCAGCCGATTCGCCAACGCTGCACTCGTCGACCCGGTGACGCGCGTCGGTCGTCAGCCTCTGCGCAAGCTCTCGCGCCACGAACGCTTCATGTCGCCCGCAGCGGCGCTCGCCGAGCTCGGCACGACCCCGGTGGCCCTGCTGGCCGCCGTCGGCGCGGCCCTGCGCTTCAGAGTCGACGACGATACCGAGAGCATCGAGCTCGCCGACCTGCTGACGACGCAGAGCCCTGAGCAGGTGATCGGCCCGGTCATGGGCATCGAGCCGCAGCACCCGCTATTCGACGCGCTGCTCGCCGTCGTCAGCGCTGCCGCCGACGACGCTCGCGGCTGA
- a CDS encoding BglG family transcription antiterminator gives MADKYERMLELLFQADDWVTATELAEQLGVTTRSVRSYVAAAKSAAHPRAIVAASTAGYRLNREQYASFLSESRERGAAAETPQDRVHHLIRRLTESQLGIDVHGLADSLYVSESTIEADLRKAKALIDDAGATLERRGSTVRLTGSEGARRRLLSALVQSESTQGMLDLEQIESEFGLGGLGSFKTELIDALDAAGFFINEYGIDAVILHVAIAVDRARRDQHLPDSETTTVPERHRPIVDILDRLTREQFEVELTEADTDYLARLLITRVIAPGNGPAGETAVDGDDVATVRRIVDLVLEEYVVDFRDEAFITRLAIHLGNLVARARENAHTRNPLTRSIKSSYPLIFDIAVYIASIVQRERGITVDDDEISYIALHLGSHLERVSRREERVSCTIVCPSYYDLHAILRTRVERELGSEVSVEFVVTRTDVDPRELTSDLVISTIPTVALRDGVVVVQPFLTDDDIDAIRLAVSRVRRQRRRARIADELVEYFDPALFFTTPPGDDPESIIRGMGSALVDAGIIDDAYVTAALERERMSSTAFTEALAVPHAMGLTAEKTAIAIALSASPIAWGEARVSVIAFIAFSAEGRARFQPLFDQFIEVFATRRDVTELVRDSTDFTRFIAELSHLIERG, from the coding sequence ATGGCCGACAAATATGAGCGGATGCTGGAACTCTTGTTTCAGGCAGACGACTGGGTCACCGCGACCGAGCTGGCTGAGCAGCTCGGTGTGACGACGCGCTCGGTGCGCAGCTATGTCGCGGCGGCGAAGTCGGCCGCGCACCCCAGGGCGATCGTTGCCGCCTCGACCGCCGGCTATCGCCTCAACCGCGAGCAGTACGCCAGCTTTCTCTCAGAGAGTCGTGAGCGGGGGGCCGCGGCCGAGACTCCGCAAGACCGCGTGCACCACCTGATTCGACGCTTGACCGAGTCTCAGCTCGGCATCGACGTGCACGGGCTCGCCGACAGCCTCTACGTGAGCGAGTCGACGATCGAGGCCGATCTGCGCAAGGCCAAGGCCCTCATCGACGATGCTGGGGCCACGCTCGAACGGCGGGGCAGCACGGTTCGCTTGACCGGCAGCGAAGGGGCTCGGCGGCGGCTGCTCAGCGCCCTCGTGCAGAGCGAGAGCACGCAAGGCATGCTCGACCTTGAGCAGATCGAGAGCGAGTTCGGCCTCGGCGGCCTCGGCTCGTTCAAGACTGAACTCATCGACGCACTCGACGCTGCCGGATTCTTCATCAATGAGTACGGCATCGACGCGGTCATTCTGCACGTCGCCATCGCTGTCGACCGCGCGCGGCGAGATCAGCACCTGCCCGATTCTGAGACGACGACGGTGCCCGAGCGTCACCGGCCGATCGTCGACATTCTCGACCGTCTCACGCGTGAGCAGTTCGAGGTCGAGCTGACCGAGGCCGACACCGACTACCTCGCCCGATTGCTCATCACACGAGTGATCGCCCCCGGCAACGGGCCCGCGGGCGAGACCGCCGTCGACGGCGACGACGTCGCCACGGTGAGGCGCATCGTCGATCTCGTGCTCGAGGAGTACGTCGTCGACTTTCGCGACGAGGCCTTCATCACTCGACTTGCGATCCACTTGGGCAATCTGGTGGCGCGCGCGCGAGAGAACGCACACACCCGAAACCCGCTGACACGGTCGATCAAGAGCTCATACCCGCTCATCTTCGACATCGCCGTCTACATCGCGTCGATCGTGCAGAGAGAGCGCGGCATCACCGTCGACGACGACGAGATCTCGTACATCGCCCTGCACCTGGGGTCGCATCTCGAGCGGGTCTCTCGGCGCGAAGAGCGGGTGTCGTGCACGATCGTCTGCCCGAGCTACTACGACCTGCATGCGATTCTGCGCACCAGGGTCGAGCGCGAACTGGGGTCAGAGGTCAGCGTCGAGTTCGTGGTGACACGCACCGACGTCGACCCGCGCGAGCTCACGAGCGACCTCGTCATCTCGACGATTCCGACAGTGGCGCTGCGCGACGGCGTCGTCGTGGTGCAGCCGTTTCTCACGGATGACGACATCGACGCGATTCGTCTCGCCGTCTCTCGCGTGCGGCGGCAGCGCCGACGCGCGCGCATCGCCGACGAGCTGGTCGAGTACTTCGACCCCGCACTGTTCTTCACGACTCCGCCTGGCGACGACCCCGAGTCGATCATTCGCGGCATGGGCTCAGCTCTCGTCGACGCAGGCATCATCGATGATGCCTACGTGACCGCGGCACTCGAACGCGAACGCATGTCGTCGACGGCCTTCACTGAAGCGCTCGCCGTGCCGCACGCCATGGGGCTGACGGCAGAGAAGACGGCGATCGCCATCGCACTCTCGGCGTCGCCGATCGCGTGGGGAGAAGCGCGGGTGTCGGTGATCGCGTTCATCGCGTTCAGCGCAGAGGGACGAGCACGGTTTCAGCCGCTCTTCGATCAGTTCATCGAGGTGTTCGCCACTCGACGAGACGTCACCGAGCTCGTTCGCGATTCGACCGACTTCACGCGCTTCATCGCTGAGCTCTCGCACCTCATCGAACGCGGGTGA
- a CDS encoding SufS family cysteine desulfurase, with translation MTAAPLTDAEIERLRAQFPILSREVNGHPLAYLDSAATAQKPTRVIEAEAEYYRSANAAVHRGAHTLAAEATELYEDARHTVARFLAVDDDEIVFTGNATDGLNLVAAAIGHASTGRGAGADFPRFALGEGDEILTTELEHHANLIPWQELAARTGATLRHIPVRDDGVLDLDAAVSLISERTRVLALSHVSNVTGIVTPLAAIVPHAKRVGALVVLDACQSAAHLSLRPRDLGVDLAVFSGHKLYGPTGIGVLYGRSEVLAALPPHVFGGSAITTVTLDKAAFLPPPQRFEPGTPRIAQVLGLAEALRFLDDVGLDRVAATEHALAERLLSGLAAVPGIRLLGDAAVAPADRIALASFVVDGVHAHDAGQVLDQVGIAVRVGHHCAQPLHRRLGVTASVRISAGVHTTPAELDRAIDVVASIRPFFGLGEEETS, from the coding sequence GTGACTGCCGCGCCCTTGACCGATGCCGAGATCGAGCGTCTGCGCGCGCAGTTTCCGATTCTGTCTCGAGAGGTCAACGGGCATCCTCTCGCCTACCTCGATTCGGCTGCGACAGCGCAGAAGCCGACGCGAGTCATCGAGGCCGAGGCCGAGTACTACCGTTCGGCGAACGCGGCCGTGCACCGCGGAGCCCACACGCTCGCGGCCGAGGCCACCGAGCTCTACGAAGATGCTCGTCACACCGTCGCACGGTTTCTGGCCGTCGATGACGACGAGATCGTCTTCACCGGCAATGCGACCGACGGGCTCAATCTTGTCGCGGCGGCGATCGGTCACGCGAGCACTGGGCGAGGTGCGGGGGCCGATTTTCCACGATTCGCGCTCGGCGAGGGCGACGAGATTCTCACGACCGAGCTCGAGCACCACGCCAACCTGATTCCGTGGCAAGAGCTCGCCGCGCGCACCGGCGCGACGCTGCGGCACATTCCCGTGCGCGACGACGGCGTGCTCGACCTCGACGCCGCGGTGTCGCTCATCTCAGAACGCACGCGGGTGCTCGCACTCAGCCACGTCTCGAACGTCACGGGCATCGTCACGCCCCTCGCCGCTATCGTGCCGCACGCGAAGCGAGTCGGCGCTCTGGTCGTGCTCGACGCGTGTCAGTCGGCCGCGCACCTGAGTCTGCGCCCGCGCGATCTCGGCGTCGACCTTGCCGTGTTCAGCGGCCACAAGCTCTACGGCCCGACAGGCATCGGCGTGCTCTACGGTCGGTCAGAAGTGCTCGCCGCATTGCCGCCCCACGTGTTCGGAGGGTCGGCCATCACGACGGTGACGCTCGACAAGGCCGCGTTTCTGCCACCGCCGCAACGATTCGAACCCGGCACCCCGCGCATCGCCCAAGTGCTCGGTCTCGCCGAAGCGCTGCGGTTTCTCGACGACGTGGGCCTCGATCGCGTCGCGGCGACCGAGCATGCGCTGGCGGAGCGACTGCTGTCAGGGCTCGCGGCCGTGCCGGGAATCCGCCTGCTGGGCGACGCGGCGGTCGCGCCGGCCGACCGCATCGCGCTCGCGAGCTTCGTCGTCGACGGCGTGCACGCCCACGATGCCGGTCAGGTGCTCGACCAGGTCGGCATCGCAGTGAGGGTCGGGCACCATTGCGCGCAACCGCTGCATCGACGCTTGGGAGTCACGGCGAGCGTGCGCATCAGCGCAGGGGTGCACACGACCCCGGCAGAGCTTGATCGGGCCATCGACGTGGTGGCGAGCATCCGCCCCTTCTTCGGCCTGGGTGAGGAAGAGACGTCGTGA
- a CDS encoding PTS sugar transporter subunit IIA yields the protein MTTTVLTTDRIVLNGSARTRDEAIAESARLLVEAGAVKAEYEAAMLERESLVSTFMGNGLAIPHGTNEAKEAIIASAMTVVRYDEPLDWDGNPVRVVAAIAGKDGGHMAVLSALALVFSDDSAVKQLLAAESPQQVLDLLGDVNDAA from the coding sequence GTGACTACCACCGTATTGACCACCGACCGCATCGTTCTGAACGGCTCAGCGCGCACGCGCGATGAGGCGATTGCCGAATCGGCTCGCCTTCTCGTCGAGGCTGGTGCCGTGAAGGCGGAGTATGAGGCGGCAATGCTCGAGCGCGAATCCCTGGTCTCGACCTTCATGGGCAACGGCCTCGCCATTCCCCATGGAACCAACGAGGCGAAAGAGGCCATCATCGCCTCGGCGATGACCGTCGTCAGATACGACGAGCCACTCGACTGGGACGGCAACCCCGTTCGCGTCGTGGCGGCCATCGCCGGCAAAGATGGCGGGCACATGGCCGTTCTCTCGGCATTGGCTCTCGTCTTCAGCGACGACTCGGCCGTCAAGCAGCTGCTCGCGGCCGAGTCGCCGCAGCAGGTGCTCGACCTGCTCGGCGACGTCAACGACGCCGCATGA